In a genomic window of Pseudomonas putida:
- a CDS encoding non-ribosomal peptide synthetase, with translation MTQTHEDTPFEGFELSPQQAHLWRLQQGRLSAHAQRATLRIRSEQPLDRARLDGALQQLVQRHEILRTRYQHLSGLSLPMQVIDDSCRDLASLAIELHLEADGQAATLHLPALHLDSSSLGYLAEEWALGYLQAAPQDPPLQYADYAAWRQECADDEHSRQFWNEQLGAVVTDVPLPWQRQNTEASGSFEPGRLPLALDGTTAQRLAELATRLGVSTGIVVLAAWATLWQRYSEAERLTLACDHQMRPDALGDALGLFSEALPLTLDTSPELAFSALCQQLSERVGLLNDARDSYPSHLGNAPSLSGVGYRELAVAPHSTLNDAGWQIELADSISADCALLLQYQPQSASALSLHFDASLYTVAHIEILAGQLLSVLEHSLREPSVNLSRLATCNADELQQVTGVLSTSPALTPVQQELYATTFTLPNLAACFSLGSAANAQRPAVTGPSGTLSHAELEQQVSALTQHLLAQHLEPGTRIAHFLPRDIDAVVALVAILRAGACYVPIDPSYPAERIEHILRDSQTRLILTHQGRVQDLPAAWQANALAIDQALPVPSFRPEPTVAREQPAYLIYTSGSTGQPKGVVISHANALHSLAARLAGYPQPVQRFLLLSSFAFDSSIAGLFWSLAQGGCLHLASESEQKDPLQLARLIRAHGVSHLLALPSLYSLLLDELGDEPSPLNTAIVAGESCPPALVASHYGRQPQAQLYNEYGPTEASVWSTVALCQPDQTGGPVPIGRAIAQTRVYLLDSDGAPVARGLKGEIHIAGPGLSEGYLGLPQMTAEKFIRASHPALDGQRLYRTGDYAWQDLDGQLMFLGRSDAQIKLRGYRIELGEIETALVKVTGAKLAVVLLDSTQAEPSLRAFVESTSVLQANAVRESLGALLPAHMVPADIQWLAQLARTANGKVDHRALLARVPNRSISAYAAPEGHVEQVLAAIWQELLQVEVIGRHDDFFALGGHSLLVVRMTARLRATLGIEVPVSVIFQHPTLSDLAEQVARPADRAAVITLQAGIEGHTPLFCLHQPAGGVHHYLPMIDGLTDELPVYGITLPESLRGQSLAALASEYLPVIRGVQAQGPYRLGGWSMGGLLALELTRQLEAQGQTVQWLGLFDSTFHAEDDALEWDALLAVLQQELSSDSRQRLDSFDAQCLAQLREATAAMGRVDQLRFALLQWASANGLTLNAPEAYVEQTLNVMADARRWVREYSVPSVAATLNLWWAEQTLAERPALPAQWDAISRLTCHHQVAADHESILGQPAFHEQLNKSLATAATEIRA, from the coding sequence ATGACTCAGACTCACGAAGACACGCCGTTCGAAGGTTTTGAACTGTCGCCGCAACAGGCGCACCTATGGCGTTTGCAACAGGGCCGCCTGAGCGCCCATGCGCAACGGGCCACCCTGCGCATTCGCAGCGAGCAGCCGCTGGACCGCGCCCGACTGGACGGCGCCCTTCAACAGCTGGTGCAACGCCACGAAATCCTGCGCACCCGCTACCAGCATCTGTCGGGGCTGTCGTTGCCGATGCAGGTGATCGACGATTCGTGCAGGGATCTGGCTTCGCTGGCCATCGAATTGCATCTGGAGGCCGATGGCCAAGCGGCGACGCTGCACCTGCCGGCACTGCATCTGGACAGCTCCAGCCTGGGTTATCTGGCTGAAGAATGGGCCTTGGGCTACTTGCAGGCAGCGCCTCAGGACCCGCCGCTGCAATACGCCGACTACGCGGCCTGGCGCCAGGAATGCGCGGACGACGAGCACAGCCGGCAGTTCTGGAATGAACAGCTGGGTGCGGTGGTGACCGACGTGCCGTTGCCTTGGCAACGGCAGAATACGGAGGCTTCAGGATCGTTCGAACCGGGCCGCCTGCCACTGGCGCTCGACGGCACGACAGCGCAGCGCTTGGCTGAACTGGCCACCCGCCTCGGTGTGAGTACCGGCATTGTCGTGCTCGCTGCCTGGGCGACCCTGTGGCAACGCTACAGCGAGGCCGAACGCCTGACGTTGGCCTGTGACCATCAGATGCGCCCGGATGCGCTGGGTGACGCCCTCGGCCTGTTCTCCGAGGCGCTGCCGCTGACCCTCGATACCTCGCCTGAACTGGCGTTTTCTGCGCTGTGCCAGCAACTGAGCGAGCGCGTCGGCCTTCTCAACGACGCACGGGACAGCTACCCGAGCCATCTGGGCAACGCACCGTCGTTGTCGGGTGTGGGCTATCGCGAGTTGGCCGTGGCGCCGCACAGCACCTTGAATGATGCCGGCTGGCAGATCGAACTGGCGGACAGTATCAGTGCCGATTGCGCCTTGCTGTTGCAGTACCAGCCGCAGTCGGCCAGTGCCTTGTCGTTGCATTTCGACGCGTCGCTCTACACGGTGGCCCATATCGAGATCCTCGCCGGGCAACTGCTGAGCGTTCTGGAACACAGCCTGCGCGAGCCTTCGGTCAACCTGAGCCGACTGGCCACCTGCAACGCCGACGAACTGCAGCAAGTGACCGGCGTACTGAGCACCTCGCCCGCGCTGACGCCGGTCCAGCAAGAGCTGTACGCCACGACCTTCACCCTGCCGAACCTGGCCGCCTGTTTCTCCCTCGGCTCGGCGGCCAACGCCCAGCGTCCGGCGGTGACCGGACCGAGCGGCACCTTGAGCCATGCCGAGCTGGAGCAACAGGTCAGCGCCCTGACCCAGCACCTGCTGGCGCAGCACCTTGAGCCCGGCACACGGATCGCGCATTTCCTGCCGCGCGACATCGATGCCGTGGTGGCGCTGGTGGCGATTCTGCGCGCCGGCGCCTGCTACGTGCCGATCGATCCGTCCTACCCCGCCGAGCGCATCGAACACATTCTGCGCGACAGCCAGACCCGCCTGATCTTGACCCATCAGGGCCGCGTGCAAGACCTGCCGGCCGCCTGGCAGGCGAACGCGCTGGCCATCGATCAAGCACTGCCGGTACCGTCGTTCCGCCCGGAGCCGACAGTTGCGCGGGAGCAGCCGGCCTATCTGATCTACACCTCCGGCAGCACCGGCCAGCCCAAGGGCGTGGTGATCAGCCATGCCAACGCCCTGCACTCGCTGGCGGCACGCCTGGCCGGCTATCCGCAGCCGGTGCAGCGCTTCCTGCTGCTGTCGTCGTTCGCCTTCGACAGCTCCATCGCCGGGCTTTTCTGGAGCCTGGCCCAGGGCGGCTGCCTGCACCTGGCCAGCGAAAGCGAACAGAAGGACCCGCTGCAACTGGCGCGGCTGATTCGTGCTCACGGCGTATCGCACCTGTTGGCGCTGCCGTCGCTGTACAGCTTGTTGCTGGATGAATTGGGCGACGAGCCAAGTCCGCTGAACACGGCGATTGTTGCCGGCGAAAGCTGCCCGCCCGCCCTGGTCGCCAGCCACTATGGTCGCCAACCCCAGGCGCAGCTGTACAACGAATACGGCCCGACGGAGGCTTCGGTGTGGAGCACCGTTGCCCTGTGCCAGCCTGACCAAACCGGCGGACCTGTGCCCATCGGCCGCGCCATTGCGCAGACGCGGGTGTACCTGCTCGACAGCGACGGCGCGCCGGTGGCTCGGGGGCTCAAGGGGGAAATCCACATTGCCGGGCCGGGCCTGTCCGAAGGCTATCTGGGCCTGCCGCAAATGACCGCGGAAAAATTCATCCGCGCCAGCCACCCGGCGCTCGACGGCCAGCGCCTGTACCGCACCGGCGATTACGCCTGGCAGGACCTGGACGGGCAATTGATGTTCCTCGGGCGCAGCGACGCGCAGATCAAGTTGCGCGGCTACCGCATCGAACTGGGCGAAATCGAAACCGCGCTGGTGAAGGTCACCGGCGCCAAACTGGCGGTGGTCCTGCTGGACAGCACCCAGGCCGAACCGAGCCTGCGCGCTTTCGTCGAGTCGACCAGCGTCTTGCAGGCCAATGCCGTGCGTGAATCCCTGGGCGCGCTGTTGCCGGCGCACATGGTGCCCGCCGACATCCAGTGGCTGGCGCAACTGGCGCGCACCGCCAATGGCAAGGTCGACCACCGTGCCCTGCTGGCCCGCGTGCCGAATCGCAGCATATCGGCGTACGCAGCGCCCGAAGGGCATGTGGAGCAAGTGCTTGCGGCCATCTGGCAAGAGTTGCTGCAGGTCGAAGTGATCGGTCGGCATGACGACTTCTTCGCCCTCGGCGGCCATTCCCTGCTGGTGGTGCGCATGACCGCGCGCCTTCGCGCCACCCTGGGCATCGAAGTGCCGGTGAGCGTGATTTTCCAGCACCCGACGCTCAGCGATCTGGCCGAACAGGTGGCGCGTCCCGCCGACCGCGCCGCCGTCATCACGCTGCAGGCCGGTATCGAAGGCCATACCCCGCTGTTCTGCCTGCACCAGCCGGCGGGTGGGGTTCATCATTACCTGCCGATGATTGACGGGCTGACCGACGAGCTGCCGGTGTATGGCATCACCCTGCCTGAATCCCTGCGCGGGCAGAGCCTTGCGGCGCTGGCCAGCGAATACCTGCCGGTGATCCGCGGTGTTCAGGCGCAAGGTCCGTATCGCCTGGGGGGTTGGTCCATGGGCGGCTTGCTCGCCCTGGAGCTGACCCGGCAACTGGAGGCACAAGGGCAAACGGTGCAATGGCTGGGCCTGTTCGACAGCACCTTCCACGCCGAGGACGATGCGCTGGAGTGGGACGCCTTGCTCGCCGTGCTCCAGCAGGAGCTGAGCAGCGACAGTCGCCAGCGTCTTGATTCGTTCGATGCTCAATGCCTGGCGCAACTGCGCGAAGCTACTGCTGCAATGGGACGCGTGGATCAGTTGCGCTTCGCCCTGCTGCAATGGGCCAGCGCCAACGGCCTGACCCTCAATGCCCCAGAGGCTTACGTCGAGCAGACCTTGAATGTGATGGCCGATGCACGTCGTTGGGTCCGCGAATATTCCGTGCCGTCAGTGGCCGCGACCCTGAACCTGTGGTGGGCCGAGCAAACCCTCGCCGAGCGCCCGGCGCTGCCGGCACAGTGGGACGCGATCAGCCGCCTGACCTGTCATCATCAGGTGGCCGCCGATCACGAGTCGATTCTCGGGCAACCTGCCTTCCATGAACAATTGAACAAGTCGCTGGCCACGGCCGCGACGGAAATCCGCGCATGA